One window of the Zea mays cultivar B73 chromosome 3, Zm-B73-REFERENCE-NAM-5.0, whole genome shotgun sequence genome contains the following:
- the LOC100502303 gene encoding uncharacterized protein isoform X12: MDLAGMKRRELQALCKRHGLPAGGTNADLVGRLDAVLSGPAVVEEEVAGVPARKGCLKQTGGGATEAKKVTFGAEVGKARRLRSRVIWSPVVAKTRGKSARAGTDSAAEDGISADVGADVPVRRSRRNSFNPAEAEEAGEAVAVDRKPKRKNQENDEGVAVIAQARVTRRSNLEWSATVLPPAVEKKRGRQNAAESDVQKSALVEVTARTTRSRSIVPVVVPPTVVENKRRKTGDPQTTVELTMLSDVPRSDFPATRSLRNKIVHVNNSVVDETHTTRQLENKMRPSTRRHQQVASSPEDKGQKIPATSKSPLLRWSRRNYSEANSANSVNIKLAKDSSTAQPLAHHNSHSEDLEKQPAVKEPIKRSTRKSIALAALEKEKDVIEGKNPEAHVRRSTRKSVVQVKDTKSIVEETQYANSEDVAKQPATKGPARGLRRKSVITELHEKEKSLIAEKNMETDEAILTRKPVIPVKNIKAVGEGIQIGKGKDVDKQFVVKQPTRRSSRKSVLPDMLENNSGLLAPKMNAEMNVRRSTRKSVLPDMHNEKQDHHKMARNENLQSGKYQDGEKQQKVKDSIRQSRRSIATVLLEGQNNDEGKKFKNPTRRTTHKSHALNAVEEVSMDHIEVGEEGLKLRKRSRFLLEISSSANVSWKHQNAQISNEKDNTEGSQQASNCTTSKRRSSKKRRTTAPEEVMPFKVANDDIVIMEETKDTLEYNNESSSKVQEICQVNAAREEFSSGPLLVTVAPSDEICTVQSVAVVIPGSESGDDANQSSDKSKQPQEHSVTQTVDDHLSETRSGKLDQSTCITGLVSDNCVVSEDKTLMSEDREEQSPVSGEQRVSLEANANEPEEKNLANVTSTDLHTKSLQHDIDRIAKETDKEHEEKYGVSPIAVEKCVCREASACESARKPLTVIFSNNLHTKHLQHDCDVLIKETGEEVLAQENCNDQPVPAQTDQEIKLNDELADPDVLAQENCNDQPVPAQTDLEIKLHDELADPDHEEQSPVSGERRVSLEANANEPEEKNLANVISIDLHTKSLQHDNGRIAEETDKEHEEKYAVSPIAVEKSFRQEASAIESAGKPLTVIFSNDLHTKHLQHDCDVLIKETGEEVLAQENCNDQPVPAQTDLEIKLNDELADPDVLAQENCNDQPVPANEPEEKNLANVISTDLHTKTLQHDNDRIAEETDKDHEEQSNVFGERRVSLEANANEPEEKNLANVISTDLHTKTLQHDNDRIAEETDKDHEEQSNVSGERRVSLEANANEPEEKNLANVISTDLHTKTLQHDNDRIAEETDKDVSSLVFPIEEHEEKYAVSPIAVEKSVSREASACESAGKPLTVIFSNDLHTKHLQHDCDVLIKETGEDVLAQENCNDQPVPAQTDLEMKLNDELADPEVLAQENCNDQPVLAQTDLETKLNDELADLAMESGCSITERNEGLVAHNLDQEGFLEATPECKQECGLPEETVISSKETGSLLCADQSPIGLESLFSQESIVESVGHCALASATTHTENGFDDSKDCHNKSALENVHVPEPCSHNDTKGGIFKNVDCMHTSQRDDRMEGVPEANTDEEHVLSAFLLDANHLNVVINSEEVVCEGEDSKELLHSEDCKASSEKTDVNDGNVYGISDAVVRCALHAPADDNYEIFLGPNTDVPRQVYNDGCSDVKEDRFASKPWTIDIIEDASVKERSNLKDWQLDSKLEGTEIVESGLYFNKDIGNILHSGSIGEITPSGSGLSKDSSVDYRGEVLDGFSMEASLERSSTRGEQNGCRLDAIENPSITLATSGYKHEGALSEEAVYTKKNYAGTCLSNPRELIMELQSHFSKENINESDPHDSLVFPTAENSADEQLVKVHHGSNLSQLGLTDLLDGPIGCSNTDVLCQCDNHKNQSNEDKVEEVEAVSAAKYIESEVVLLPSQERSNLNNEQLNTKLESPNIMGSCLNCDNDVCNTSDNGSVFVIGKRTPSASGLPEDYPKDSDLQQPVLDSFSVVSSFQDNISGKKTVSGVAGSEILSLSLATPDYKHEDGFSEEAVCRTKNYTGTSSVDPRHLDMEGHSIYSEGDTYQGPCQDLGRHEEQESCMSIPMQAKESGGVLRSSHTKGSVTAAQIDLAGDAHLIVSDNAAAKQVFSEEKEETKSISSSDIDILHEKSYSSGHDDHAACAAETQFYHPQKASISDGLHLGPSSLQVESLDALDSDILYVNTGVLEQHHKEGYYEPSVYQITSGICTMSEAEPFEVLETGKDVKTPSKLDEQLNPGLDGDEAEKHSLDCGTDTSPVMSKRTLSSPGSGPCQQYVNESTTSTQSTDNHPNDLPAPRSPEQSACFQNDNDSGSVGICQSSRRRGIDELCGKLQSFKVSSAVKGSYVAMGAPRPKPGDSTSRSAAALLRNIENTTAVKAGRPPVKPNADGKDSSRRALQPISGRPDSR; encoded by the exons TCATATGGTCGCCGGTCGTTGCCAAGACAAGGGGGAAGTCTGCTCGAGCCGGTACTGATTCTGCTGCTGAAGACGGTATTTCTGCAGATGTGGGCGCTGATGTCCCAGTGAGGCGGTCCAGGAGGAATTCGTTCAATCCTGCCGAGGCTGAGGAAGCAGGAGAGGCTGTTGCTGTTGACAGGAAGCCCAAGCGCAAGAATCAGGAGAATGACGAGGGCGTTGCTGTTATCGCTCAGGCTAGAGTTACGAGAAGGTCAAATTTGGAGTGGTCTGCTACTGTATTGCCTCCTGCTGTTGAGAAGAAGAGAGGGAGGCAGAATGCAGCTGAGTCTGATGTGCAGAAGTCCGCTCTGGTGGAAGTAACAGCTAGGACTACAAGGTCTCGCTCAATCGTACCTGTTGTGGTGCCACCCACTGTGGTTGAGAACAAGAGGAGGAAGACTGGAGATCCACAAACAACTGTAGAGTTGACTATGCTTTCAGATGTGCCCAGAAGTGATTTTCCTGCCACCAGGTCTTTAAGGAACAAAATTGTCCACGTTAACAACAGCGTCGTGGACGAAACTCACACTACCAGGCAGTTGGAAAACAAGATGCGTCCGTCTACTCGTAGGCATCAACAGGTTGCATCTTCTCCGGAGGATAAAGGTCAAAAAATTCCTGCTACCAGTAAGTCCCCTCTACTGAGGTGGTCACGGAGAAACTATTCTGAGGCCAATAGTGCAAATTCAGTAAACATCAAATTGGCCAAAGACTCGAGCACAGCTCAGCCATTGGCACACCATAATTCTCATTCTGAAGATTTGGAGAAACAACCAGCAGTTAAAGAACCAATTAAACGGTCAACACGTAAATCTATTGCTTTGGCTGCACTTGAGAAAGAGAAGGATGTAATTGAAGGAAAGAACCCTGAAGCACATGTTAGGCGATCAACGAGGAAATCAGTTGTGCAGGTTAAAGATACCAAAAGTATTGTTGAAGAGACTCAATATGCTAACAGTGAAGATGTGGCGAAGCAACCAGCAACTAAAGGACCTGCTAGGGGGCTGAGACGTAAATCTGTTATCACAGAATTGCATGAGAAAGAGAAGAGTCTCATTGCCGAAAAGAACATGGAAACAGATGAAGCGATATTAACGCGGAAGCCTGTAATCCCAGTTAaaaatattaaagctgttggtgaAGGAATTCAAATTGGTAAGGGCAAAGATGTGGATAAACAATTTGTTGTGAAGCAACCTACTAGGCGATCATCGCGCAAATCTGTGCTGCCTGATATGCTTGAGAATAATAGTGGACTTCTAGCACCCAAAATGAATGCTGAGATGAATGTTAGGAGATCAACACGGAAGTCTGTTCTTCCTGACATGCATAATGAGAAGCAAGATCACCATAAAATGGCTAGAAATGAGAACTTGCAAAGTGGTAAATATCAAGATGGTGAGAAGCAACAGAAAGTAAAAGATTCTATTAGGCAATCAAGGAGATCTATCGCTACAGTGCTACTTGAGGGACAAAATAATGATGAAGGAAAAAAGTTCAAAAATCCTACGAGGAGGACAACACACAAATCTCATGCCCTTAATGCAGTTGAAGAGGTCAGCATGGATCACATTGAAGTTGGTGAAGAAGGCTTGAAATTGAGGAAGCGCAGTAGGTTTTTGCTGGAAATATCATCTTCAGCTAATGTTTCCTGGAAGCATCAGAATGCACAGATCTCTAATGAAAAAGATAACACAGAAGGATCGCAGCAGGCATCAAATTGCACAACTTCAAAGAGAAGGTCTTCAAAGAAGAGACGAACAACTGCTCCAGAAGAAGTGATGCCTTTCAAGGTGGCAAATGATGACATAGTTATCATGGAAGAAACAAAGGACACACTTGAATATAATAATGAGTCTAGTAGTAAAGTTCAAGAAATTTGTCAGGTTAATGCTGCAAGAGAAGAGTTCTCTTCAGGTCCATTGCTTGTAACAGTAGCTCCTAGTGACGAAATTTGCACAGTGCAGAGTGTAGCTGTGGTGATACCTGGGTCAGAATCTGGTGACGATGCAAATCAAAGTTCTGATAAGAGTAAGCAACCTCAGGAACATTCTGTCACTCAAACTGTTGATGACCATTTATCTGAAACAAGAAGTGGGAAATTAGATCAATCAACATGCATCACAGGATTAGTCTCTGACAATTGTGTTGTCTCAGAGGACAAAACATTGATGAGTGAAG ACCGTGAAGAGCAAAGCCCTGTGTCCGGAGAACAGAGAGTTAGCTTGGAAGCAAATGCCAATGAGCCTGAGGAAAAGAACCTAGCTAACGTCACATCAACTGATCTCCACACCAAAAGTCTGCAGCATGATATTGACAGAATAGCTAAAGAGACTGATAAAG AGCATGAAGAAAAATATGGAGTGAGCCCTATAGCTGTTGAAAAGTGCGTCTGTCGTGAAGCAAGTGCATGTGAATCTGCACGAAAACCCCTAACCGTTATCTTTTCTAACAATCTCCACACCAAACATCTGCAACATGATTGTGATGTGCTAATTAAGGAGACTGGTGAAG AAGTTTTAGCTCAGGAGAATTGTAATGACCAGCCTGTTCCTGCCCAGACTGACCAAGAAATTAAGTTAAACGATGAACTTGCTGATCCGG ATGTTTTAGCTCAGGAGAATTGTAATGACCAGCCCGTTCCTGCCCAGACTGACCTAGAAATTAAGTTACACGATGAACTTGCTGATCCGG ACCATGAAGAGCAAAGCCCTGTATCCGGAGAACGGAGAGTTAGCTTGGAAGCAAATGCCAACGAGCCTGAGGAAAAGAACCTAGCTAACGTCATATCAATTGATCTCCACACCAAAAGTCTGCAGCATGATAATGGCAGAATAGCTGAAGAGACTGATAAAG AGCATGAAGAAAAATATGCAGTTAGCCCTATAGCCGTTGAAAAGAGCTTCCGTCAGGAAGCAAGTGCAATTGAATCTGCAGGAAAACCCCTAACTGTCATCTTTTCTAACGATCTCCACACCAAACATCTGCAACATGATTGTGATGTGCTAATTAAGGAGACTGGTGAAG AAGTTTTAGCTCAGGAGAATTGTAATGACCAGCCTGTTCCTGCCCAGACCGACCTAGAAATTAAGTTAAATGATGAACTTGCTGATCCGG ATGTTTTAGCTCAGGAGAATTGTAATGACCAGCCTGTTCCTGCCAACGAGCCTGAGGAAAAGAACCTAGCTAACGTCATATCAACTGATCTCCACACCAAAACTCTGCAGCATGATAATGACAGAATAGCTGAAGAGACTGATAAAG ACCATGAAGAGCAAAGCAATGTGTTCGGAGAACGGAGAGTTAGCTTGGAAGCAAATGCCAACGAGCCTGAGGAAAAGAACCTAGCTAACGTCATATCAACTGATCTCCACACCAAAACTCTGCAGCATGATAATGACAGAATAGCTGAAGAGACTGATAAAG ACCATGAAGAGCAAAGCAATGTGTCCGGAGAACGGAGAGTTAGCTTGGAAGCAAATGCCAACGAGCCTGAGGAAAAGAACCTAGCTAACGTCATATCAACTGATCTCCACACCAAAACTCTGCAGCATGATAATGACAGAATAGCTGAAGAGACTGATAAAG ATGTTTCGTCTTTGGTTTTCCCTATTGAAGAGCATGAAGAAAAATATGCAGTGAGCCCTATAGCTGTTGAAAAGAGCGTCAGTCGGGAAGCCAGTGCATGTGAATCTGCAGGAAAACCCCTAACTGTCATCTTTTCTAACGATCTCCACACCAAACATCTGCAACATGATTGTGATGTGCTAATTAAGGAGACTGGTGAAG ATGTTTTAGCTCAGGAGAATTGTAATGACCAGCCTGTTCCGGCCCAGACTGACCTAGAAATGAAGTTAAACGATGAACTTGCTGATCCGG AAGTTTTAGCTCAGGAGAATTGTAATGACCAGCCTGTTCTTGCTCAGACTGACCTAGAAACTAAGTTAAACGATGAACTTGCTGATCTGGCTATGGAATCAGGTTGTAGCATTACTGAAAGGAATGAAGGGCTTGTTGCTCATAATCTTGATCAAGAAG GTTTCCTTGAAGCAACACCAGAGTGCAAACAGGAATGTGGTTTGCCTGAGGAGACAGTAATTTCCTCAAAAGAAACAGGATCTCTGCTGTGTGCAGATCAATCACCAATTGGTCTGGAATCTTTATTTTCGCAAGAAAGCATAGTTGAATCAGTGGGGCATTGTGCACTTGCTTCAGCAACAACTCATACCGAAAATGGCTTTGATGATTCAAAAGATTGCCATAACAAGTCTGCACTTGAAAATGTTCATGTGCCAGAACCTTGTTCACACAATGATACTAAAGGAGGCATTTTTAAAAATGTTGATTGTATGCATACATCCCAGCGAGATGATAGAATGGAAG gagtaccagaggctaacactgaTGAAGAACATGTTCTGTCAGCCTTTTTGCTGGATGCAAATCACCTAAACGT AGTCATTAATTCTGAAGAAGTGGTTTGTGAGGGTGAAGATAGTAAGGAGCTTCTCCATTCGGAAGACTGTAAAGCTTCATCCGAGAAAACAGATGTGAATG ATGGCAATGTATATGGTATTAGTGATGCTGTAGTGAGATGTGCACTGCATGCTCCAGCCGATGATAATTATGAGATTTTTTTGGGTCCCAATACTGATGTACCACGTCAGGTTTATAATGACGGATGCAGTGATGTCAAAGAAGATCGATTTGCTTCCAAACCCTGGACAATTGATATTATTGAGGATGCCTCTGTCAAAGAAAGATCAAATTTAAAAGATTGGCAACTTGATTCCAAGTTGGAGGGCACAGAAATAGTGGAATCTGGCCTTTACTTCAATAAGGATATTGGTAACATTTTACATAGTGGATCTATTGGTGAAATAACTCCATCTGGTTCTGGTTTATCAAAAGATTCATCTGTGGACTATAGAGGGGAGGTTTTAGATGGCTTCTCAATGGAAGCATCTCTTGAAAGGTCTTCTACACGTGGGGAACAAAATGGTTGTAGACTAG ATGCTATTGAGAATCCTTCAATTACTTTAGCAACTTCTGGTTATAAGCATGAAGGTGCTTTATCTGAGGAAGCAGTGTACACAAAGAAGAATTACGCTGGAACATGCTTGTCAAATCCCAGGGAATTAATCATGGAGCTGCAATCCCATTTCTCAAAGGAAAACATAAATGAATCTGATCCTCATGACAGCCTTGTATTCCCAACTGCTGAAAATTCAGCAGATGAACAGCTGGTTAAAGTACACCATGGTTCTAATCTGTCTCAGTTAGGATTAACTGATCTGTTGGATGGACCAATTGGGTGTTCCAATACCGACGTGTTGTGCCAGTGTGACAATcataaaaatcaatccaatgaggACAAGGTAGAGGAAGTTGAGGCGGTGTCTGCTGCTAAATACATAGAAAGTGAAGTTGTGCTGCTCCCATCTCAAGAGAGATCAAATTTGAATAATGAGCAGCTTAACACCAAGTTGGAAAGCCCAAACATTATGGGATCTTGCCTTAACTGTGATAACGATGTTTGTAATACTTCGGACAATGGATCTGTTTTTGTCATTGGTAAAAGAACTCCATCTGCTTCTGGCTTACCAGAAGATTATCCTAAGGATAGTGACTTGCAACAACCGGTTTTAGATAGCTTCTCAGTGGTTTCATCTTTTCAAGACAATATATCTGGGAAGAAAACTGTTTCTGGTGTAGCAG GCAGTGAGATTCTTTCTTTAAGTTTAGCAACTCCTGATTATAAACATGAAGATGGTTTCTCTGAGGAAGCAGTATGCAGAACAAAGAATTATACTGGAACTTCCTCGGTAGATCCGAGGCATTTAGACATGGAGGGGCACTCTATTTACTCTGAGGGAG ATACATACCAAGGTCCTTGTCAAGATCTAGGCAGACATGAAGAACAAGAGAGCTGCATGTCTATTCCTATGCAAGCCAAAGAAAGTGGAG GGGTTTTGAGGTCTAGCCACACGAAAGGGTCAGTTACAGCAGCCCAAATTGATTTGGCAGGTGATGCCCATCTTATTGTGAG TGATAATGCTGCTGCCAAGCAAGTGTTTAGTGAGGAGAAAGAGGAAACaaaatctatctcttcttcagatattgATATCCTTCATGAAAAATCATACTCCAGTGGACACG ATGACCATGCTGCTTGTGCTGCCGAAACTCAGTTCTACCATCCACAGAAAGCATCTATATCTGATGGACTACATTTGGGTCCTAGTTCTTTGCAAGTAGAATCACTGGATGCTTTGGATAGCGATATACTGTATGTTAACACAGGAGTTCTCGAGCAGCATCATAAAGAGGGTTACTATGAACCCAGTGTCTACCAAATCACTTCAGGCATTTGCACAATGTCTGAAGCTGAACCATTCGAAGTTTTAGAAACTGGAAAAGATGTAAAAACGCCATCTAAGCTAGATGAGCAACTTAATCCTGGGTTGGACGGAGATGAAGCTGAGAAACACAGCTTAGACTGTGGTACAGACACCAGTCCTGTGATGAGCAAGAGAACCCTTTCTTCACCAGGATCAG GACCATGCCAGCAGTATGTAAATGAAAGCACCACCAGTACACAGTCGACTGATAATCACCCAAACGACCTACCCGCTCCGAGATCTCCTGAACAATCCGCGTGTTTTCAGAATGACAACGATTCGGGTTCAGTAG GCATTTGTCAAAGCAGCAGGCGAAGAGGTATAGATGAACTTTGCGGTAAGCTGCAGAGTTTCAAAGTTTCCAGCGCCGTAAAAGGAAGCTACGTAGCTATGGGTGCACCTCGTCCGAAGCCTGGGGACAGCACGAGCCGATCTGCAGCCGCGCTGCTCAGGAACATAGAGAACACAACTGCTGTTAAAGCTGGCCGTCCTCCTGTCAAGCCAAACGCCGATGGTAAGGACTCGTCTAGGCGAGCCCTGCAGCCCATAAGCGGAAGGCCTGACAGTAGGTAG